One Phocaeicola dorei genomic region harbors:
- a CDS encoding phosphatase PAP2 family protein has product MDIQQYIAADKELLLNLNGSQSLFWDGFMWVATSTIVWVPVAAMLLYIIIKNNKIQEALLTIVMIALVITLADQIASGLCKPFFARFRPTQDPNIMYMVDIVNGYRGGRFGFISSHAANTFAISVFLSLLIKRKSLTFMLLFWAVLNSYSRIYLGVHYPGDILFGAIEGCFIGYLIYLLYKFIQKKIFYKPRCISNQYTASGYLISDINLFYIILISTYFFIIIAGMIVTHTLNL; this is encoded by the coding sequence ATGGATATACAACAGTACATAGCAGCAGATAAAGAATTACTACTGAATTTGAACGGAAGCCAATCCTTATTTTGGGACGGATTCATGTGGGTAGCTACCAGTACAATTGTATGGGTACCTGTAGCTGCTATGCTGTTATATATCATAATTAAAAATAACAAAATTCAAGAAGCATTATTGACTATCGTTATGATTGCCTTAGTCATAACTTTAGCAGATCAAATAGCTTCTGGTTTATGCAAACCGTTTTTCGCACGTTTCCGTCCAACACAAGACCCCAATATTATGTATATGGTTGATATTGTAAACGGATATAGAGGAGGACGATTTGGCTTCATATCCAGTCATGCTGCCAACACATTTGCTATTTCTGTCTTTTTATCTTTACTAATTAAAAGGAAATCTCTTACTTTTATGCTTCTTTTTTGGGCCGTACTCAATTCCTATTCTAGAATCTACTTAGGAGTGCATTATCCGGGAGATATTCTTTTTGGTGCTATAGAAGGTTGTTTCATAGGATATTTGATTTATCTCCTTTATAAATTTATTCAAAAAAAAATCTTTTATAAACCACGTTGCATTTCTAATCAATACACTGCCAGCGGTTATTTGATTAGTGATATTAATTTATTCTACATAATTCTCATTTCTACTTATTTCTTCATTATTATAGCAGGTATGATTGTGACTCATACACTCAATCTATAA
- a CDS encoding tetratricopeptide repeat protein, producing MRKVLFTVALLLTACFVSAQVSVVKEAKSLKSKPEEAAKAIEPALTNPETANDPETWKLAGDFQKAIYDEENMKLYLPGGQADTTKLYNSLAKMYDFYLKCDEIEQAKVQSGELKKPKFRKKNADALKTLRLNLVNGGGDAYNKGDYADALKYFGLFVDVVNEPMFADDDELKTDTLNALYACYATLAANMLKDNQAVIKYGNIGKNHKEEGYRALMCLAETYGQKEGGDSAKWLEVIKEGTELFPKQEYFVGNIMDYYIQKGMVDEGLVQINKLLATSETPYYLYVKGILLYEKKQYDDAIATFNKIISNNGDLVAEAYSKIGDCYFFPAQIIVEENAKLAIDDPKYNENESKIKELYEKAKPYYEKAKELKPDNKALWGNYLLNIYWKLNRAEYDSLEKELGY from the coding sequence ATGAGAAAAGTATTATTTACAGTGGCTTTATTGTTAACAGCTTGCTTTGTGTCTGCACAAGTAAGTGTTGTTAAGGAGGCTAAATCCTTGAAAAGCAAACCTGAAGAAGCTGCAAAAGCTATCGAACCGGCTTTAACTAATCCTGAAACTGCTAATGATCCGGAAACATGGAAATTAGCAGGAGATTTTCAGAAAGCAATTTATGATGAAGAAAACATGAAACTTTATTTACCTGGAGGCCAAGCAGATACAACTAAGCTTTATAACAGCTTAGCTAAGATGTATGACTTCTACTTGAAATGCGATGAAATAGAGCAGGCTAAAGTTCAAAGTGGCGAGTTAAAGAAACCCAAATTCAGAAAGAAGAATGCAGATGCTTTGAAGACTTTGCGTTTAAACCTGGTTAATGGTGGTGGTGATGCTTACAATAAAGGAGATTATGCTGATGCTTTAAAGTATTTTGGGTTATTTGTTGATGTAGTAAACGAACCTATGTTTGCTGATGATGATGAGTTGAAGACTGATACTTTGAATGCATTATATGCTTGCTATGCAACTTTAGCTGCTAATATGCTGAAAGATAATCAGGCTGTCATCAAATATGGTAATATAGGTAAGAATCATAAAGAAGAAGGTTATAGAGCATTAATGTGCTTGGCTGAAACATATGGTCAGAAAGAAGGTGGTGATTCTGCAAAATGGCTTGAAGTAATCAAAGAAGGTACTGAATTGTTCCCTAAGCAAGAATACTTTGTTGGTAATATTATGGATTATTACATTCAAAAAGGTATGGTTGATGAGGGTCTGGTTCAAATTAATAAATTGCTTGCTACGAGTGAAACTCCGTACTATCTTTATGTAAAAGGTATCTTATTATATGAGAAAAAGCAGTATGATGATGCAATTGCTACATTTAATAAAATTATTTCAAATAACGGAGATTTAGTTGCTGAAGCATATTCAAAGATTGGTGACTGTTATTTTTTCCCAGCTCAGATTATTGTTGAGGAAAATGCGAAGCTAGCTATTGATGATCCCAAATACAATGAAAACGAAAGTAAGATTAAAGAGTTGTATGAGAAAGCTAAACCATACTATGAGAAGGCAAAAGAATTAAAGCCTGACAATAAGGCTTTGTGGGGGAATTATTTGCTGAATATTTATTGGAAGTTAAATAGAGCTGAATATGATTCTTTGGAAAAAGAATTAGGATATTAA
- the gyrA gene encoding DNA gyrase subunit A has protein sequence MLEQDRIIKINIEEEMKSSYIDYSMSVIVARALPDVRDGFKPVHRRILYGMIELGNTSDKAYKKSARIVGEVLGKYHPHGDSSVYGALVRMAQDWAMRYPLVDGQGNFGSVDGDSPAAMRYTEARLKKIGEEMMQDLYKETVDFQNNFDDTLQEPTVMPTRIPNLLVNGASGIAVGMATNMPTHNLSEVIDACIAYIDNNDIDIEGLMQYVKAPDFPTGGYIYGISGVRDAYETGRGRVVMRAKAEIETHTTHDKIIVNEIPYNVNKKELIENIASLVNDKKIDGISYVNDESDREGMRIVIDVKRDANASVVLNKLFKMTALQTSFGVNNIALVHGRPKMLNLKDLIRYFVEHRHDVVIRRTQYDLRKAQERAHILEGLIIASDNIDEVIRIIRAAKTPNDAIAGLIERFNLSEIQARAIVEMRLRQLTGLMQDQLHAEYEEVMKQIAYYEEILSNDELCKKVIKDELIEVKEKYGDARRSEIVYSSEEFNPEDFYADDQMVITISHMGYIKRTPLSEFRAQNRGGVGSKGSETRDEDFVEHIYPATMHNTMMFFTQKGKCYWLKVYEIPEGTKNAKGRAIQNLLNIDSDDVVTAYLRVKNLNDTEFINSHYVLFCTKNGVIKKTLLEQYSRPRQNGVNAITIREDDKVIEVRMTNGDNEIIIANRNGRAIRFHESAVRVMGRTATGVRGMTLDEDGGDEVIGMICIKDPEAESIMVVSEQGYGKRSDIEDYRKTNRGGKGVKTLNITDKTGKLVAIKSVTDGNDLMIINKSGITIRLKVAEVRIMGRATQGVRLINLEKRNDQIGSVCKVTSEEEEITDENSNADFENITEGEGGSITNPDLIAEANSEE, from the coding sequence ATGCTAGAACAAGACAGAATTATAAAGATTAACATCGAAGAGGAAATGAAGTCGTCGTACATTGATTACTCAATGTCAGTAATTGTTGCGCGCGCCCTCCCGGATGTTCGCGACGGCTTTAAACCGGTTCATAGACGTATCTTATATGGTATGATTGAGCTGGGTAATACCTCCGATAAAGCTTATAAGAAATCAGCAAGAATTGTAGGTGAAGTTTTGGGTAAATATCACCCGCATGGTGACTCTTCCGTGTATGGAGCTTTGGTCAGGATGGCTCAGGACTGGGCTATGAGATATCCGTTGGTAGATGGTCAAGGTAACTTCGGCTCTGTTGATGGTGACAGCCCTGCTGCCATGCGTTATACGGAAGCAAGATTAAAGAAAATAGGTGAAGAGATGATGCAGGATCTTTATAAGGAAACTGTTGATTTTCAGAATAATTTTGATGACACGTTGCAGGAACCTACTGTCATGCCGACACGGATTCCTAACTTGTTGGTAAATGGAGCATCCGGTATTGCAGTAGGTATGGCAACCAATATGCCTACTCATAATCTTTCTGAAGTAATCGATGCATGTATTGCTTACATTGATAATAATGATATTGATATTGAAGGACTTATGCAATATGTAAAAGCACCGGATTTCCCTACAGGTGGATATATATATGGTATAAGCGGGGTACGTGATGCTTACGAAACCGGACGTGGTAGAGTGGTGATGCGTGCTAAGGCTGAGATAGAAACTCATACTACACATGATAAGATCATAGTTAATGAAATTCCTTATAATGTAAATAAGAAGGAATTGATTGAAAATATCGCATCTTTAGTTAATGACAAGAAGATTGATGGTATTTCGTATGTAAATGATGAATCCGACCGTGAAGGTATGCGCATCGTTATTGATGTTAAACGTGATGCAAATGCTAGTGTGGTGCTGAACAAATTGTTCAAAATGACAGCTTTGCAAACTTCATTTGGCGTAAATAATATCGCTTTGGTCCATGGTCGCCCCAAAATGTTGAATCTGAAAGATTTAATCAGATATTTTGTAGAACATCGTCATGATGTGGTAATTCGTCGTACTCAGTATGATTTACGGAAGGCACAGGAGCGTGCTCATATTCTTGAAGGGTTGATTATAGCTTCTGATAATATTGATGAAGTTATCCGTATTATTCGTGCTGCAAAAACCCCTAATGATGCTATAGCAGGGTTAATAGAACGTTTTAATCTGAGTGAAATTCAGGCACGTGCTATTGTAGAAATGCGTTTGCGCCAATTAACAGGTCTGATGCAAGATCAGCTTCACGCAGAATATGAAGAAGTGATGAAACAGATTGCTTATTATGAAGAAATTCTTTCAAATGATGAACTTTGTAAAAAAGTAATCAAAGATGAGTTGATAGAAGTAAAAGAGAAATACGGGGATGCCCGTCGGTCTGAAATAGTTTATTCTTCAGAAGAATTTAATCCAGAAGATTTTTATGCTGATGATCAGATGGTTATCACGATATCCCATATGGGATATATCAAGCGTACTCCTTTATCAGAATTCCGTGCCCAAAATAGAGGTGGGGTAGGATCAAAAGGAAGTGAAACCCGTGATGAAGACTTTGTAGAGCATATTTATCCGGCTACAATGCACAATACTATGATGTTCTTCACTCAGAAAGGTAAGTGCTATTGGTTGAAAGTTTACGAAATTCCCGAAGGAACTAAAAATGCCAAAGGACGCGCTATTCAGAATTTGCTGAATATTGATTCCGATGATGTGGTTACAGCATATTTACGTGTGAAAAACCTTAATGATACCGAGTTTATTAATAGTCATTATGTGCTGTTCTGTACAAAGAATGGTGTCATTAAAAAGACTTTGTTGGAACAATACTCACGGCCTCGCCAGAATGGTGTTAATGCGATAACTATTCGTGAGGATGATAAAGTGATCGAAGTTCGTATGACTAACGGTGATAATGAAATCATTATTGCTAACCGTAATGGTCGTGCAATTCGCTTCCACGAAAGTGCGGTTCGTGTTATGGGACGTACGGCTACAGGAGTGCGTGGTATGACTTTGGATGAAGATGGTGGCGATGAAGTTATCGGTATGATTTGTATAAAAGATCCTGAAGCTGAATCAATCATGGTAGTTTCTGAACAAGGATACGGTAAACGTTCTGATATCGAAGATTATCGTAAAACCAATCGTGGCGGTAAGGGTGTAAAAACGTTGAATATTACAGATAAAACAGGTAAATTGGTGGCTATCAAGTCTGTTACAGATGGGAATGACTTGATGATTATTAATAAATCTGGTATAACAATTCGTTTGAAAGTCGCTGAGGTCCGCATTATGGGACGTGCAACGCAAGGTGTACGATTGATAAATTTGGAGAAACGTAATGACCAAATAGGTTCTGTATGTAAGGTGACATCTGAAGAAGAGGAGATTACAGATGAAAATTCAAATGCAGATTTTGAAAATATAACTGAAGGAGAGGGTGGTAGTATCACTAATCCAGATTTAATTGCCGAAGCAAATAGTGAAGAATAA
- a CDS encoding tetratricopeptide repeat protein, whose translation MTKIYFILIFLISFVTVYAQNESDSAQVTAQTEMPQSAAVQTFPTKTEADSAYIRNDFAASVEMYENILKNEGESSDIYYNLGNSYYKMNNIAKAVLNYERALLLNPGNSDIRFNLELARSKTVDKVIPSSKMFFVTWTQSLINTMSEKAWAHTGIIMFILMILALSLFIFGKRVVLKKVGFISAIFFFLVTILANIFASEQKSELINHDNAIIMAPSVTVKSTPNQSGTDLFILHEGRKVIIKDNTMKEWKEIKLEDGNVGWVPTNVIEII comes from the coding sequence ATGACAAAAATATATTTCATTTTGATATTCCTGATAAGTTTTGTCACAGTCTACGCACAGAATGAATCAGACTCTGCACAGGTTACCGCCCAAACAGAAATGCCACAAAGTGCTGCTGTGCAAACTTTCCCAACAAAGACAGAAGCCGATAGTGCATATATAAGAAACGACTTTGCAGCTTCTGTAGAGATGTATGAGAATATATTAAAAAACGAGGGGGAATCTTCCGATATTTATTATAATTTAGGTAACAGCTATTATAAAATGAATAACATTGCCAAAGCTGTCCTTAATTACGAACGTGCCTTGTTGCTAAACCCAGGAAATAGTGATATTCGTTTCAACCTAGAACTGGCTCGAAGCAAAACTGTAGACAAGGTAATCCCTTCTAGTAAAATGTTTTTTGTTACCTGGACTCAATCACTTATTAATACAATGAGTGAAAAGGCATGGGCACATACAGGCATTATCATGTTTATTCTGATGATATTGGCACTGTCTTTATTTATTTTCGGAAAACGAGTAGTCTTGAAGAAAGTAGGATTTATTTCAGCAATCTTTTTCTTTCTAGTGACCATTTTAGCAAATATATTTGCCTCAGAACAAAAATCTGAATTAATTAATCATGATAACGCTATTATAATGGCTCCTAGCGTTACAGTCAAAAGTACTCCTAACCAAAGTGGAACAGACTTATTTATTCTTCATGAAGGTAGGAAAGTAATAATTAAAGATAATACGATGAAGGAGTGGAAAGAAATTAAACTGGAAGACGGTAATGTGGGATGGGTACCTACCAATGTTATTGAAATCATTTAA
- a CDS encoding universal stress protein, whose translation MEDKLVTLAILTYAKAQILKNVLENEGIEAYIHNVNLIQPVISSGVRLRIKESDLPHALQIIESSAWLSEDIIKGKESSSEKNKEKRKVLIPVDFSNYSLKACQFGFSFANAINSEVVLLHAYFSPIYVPTIPYGTDNFNFQIEREESVKSMIETVHNELNKLSDTIKKKVESGEFPNIKYTCILRDGIPEEEILRYAKEYNPQIIIMGTRGRSQKDIDLIGSVTAEVIERSQSFVYAIPEHTPLKTFNDIKKVAFVTNFDQRDLIAFDSLINVFKSFHFAVSFVHLSTDNDAWHEIKLAGIKDYFQKQYSKLELHYNVVKEDNILSNLDKYVKEENIDVICITNYKRNIFARLFNPSIARKMIFHANTPILVIK comes from the coding sequence ATGGAAGATAAATTGGTAACCTTAGCAATCCTCACTTACGCTAAAGCTCAGATTTTAAAGAATGTGCTTGAGAATGAGGGAATTGAAGCGTACATTCACAATGTGAATCTTATTCAACCTGTTATATCTTCTGGGGTAAGACTAAGAATTAAAGAAAGCGATCTGCCCCATGCTTTGCAAATTATAGAAAGTTCTGCATGGCTTTCAGAAGATATAATCAAAGGGAAGGAGAGTAGCTCGGAAAAAAACAAAGAAAAAAGAAAAGTACTTATCCCGGTAGATTTTTCAAACTATTCCCTTAAAGCCTGCCAATTTGGTTTCTCTTTTGCTAATGCTATTAATTCAGAAGTTGTGCTTTTACATGCTTATTTCAGTCCTATTTATGTGCCTACAATTCCTTATGGAACTGATAATTTCAATTTTCAGATCGAAAGAGAAGAATCTGTAAAAAGTATGATAGAAACAGTGCACAACGAGTTGAACAAACTTTCCGATACAATTAAAAAGAAAGTTGAGTCAGGAGAGTTTCCCAATATAAAATATACTTGTATTTTGCGTGATGGCATTCCCGAAGAAGAAATCTTACGATATGCTAAAGAATATAATCCTCAGATAATTATAATGGGAACAAGAGGAAGAAGTCAAAAAGATATAGACTTGATTGGCAGCGTTACGGCCGAAGTCATAGAAAGAAGCCAATCCTTTGTATATGCTATTCCAGAACATACACCATTAAAAACATTCAATGACATAAAAAAAGTAGCTTTTGTGACCAATTTTGACCAAAGGGATCTAATAGCTTTTGACTCCTTGATAAATGTTTTTAAATCGTTTCATTTTGCCGTTTCCTTCGTTCATTTAAGTACAGATAATGATGCATGGCATGAAATAAAACTAGCAGGTATTAAAGATTATTTTCAAAAACAATACTCAAAATTGGAACTACATTATAATGTAGTGAAAGAAGATAACATACTGAGCAATTTGGACAAATATGTAAAAGAAGAAAATATAGACGTAATTTGTATCACAAACTATAAACGAAACATATTTGCTAGATTGTTTAATCCTAGCATAGCAAGAAAAATGATATTTCATGCTAATACACCTATATTAGTAATAAAATAA